One segment of Channa argus isolate prfri chromosome 17, Channa argus male v1.0, whole genome shotgun sequence DNA contains the following:
- the trdn gene encoding triadin isoform X1, which translates to MKACLLVHHPLQHLVSSPMGSQTNAGKPAPSPWTNQKTFLDDVIMTFRSPMAWLLVVALIITWSAVAIVLFDLLDYKTLTEYTSYCDDPVCLPPGLPPPPAVTERGLKARAGVRPIKSSLAGFTGQESTDWLEMIWTFATSLIAPDDEEEGIHHLTDTLTSFHSEEH; encoded by the exons ATGAAGGCCTGTCTGTTGGTCCACCATCCTCTCCAGCATCTG GTCTCTTCACCGATGGGCAGTCAGACCAATGCCGGCAAGCCGGCTCCTTCTCCTTGGACCAATCAGAAGACATTTTTGGATGATGTTATTATGACCTTCAGGTCTCCCATGGCTTGGCTACTGGTTGTGGCTCTGATCATCACCTGGTCAGCAGTAGCCATTGTTCTCTTTGATCTGCTTGACTATAAGACTCTGACAG AGTACACATCATACTGTGACGACCCCGTGTGTTTACCTCCTg gtctccctcctcctcctgctgtcaCTGAGAGAGGTTTGAAGGCTAGAG CTGGTGTACGTCCAATAAAATCAAGCCTTGCTGGCTTCACAGGTCAGGAGAGCACTGATTGGTTGGAGATGATTTGGACGTTTGCAACAAGTCTGATTGCCcctgatgatgaggaggaaggtATTCACCATCTAACTGACACCCTCACAT CTTTCCACTCTGAGGAGCACTAA
- the LOC137102960 gene encoding uncharacterized protein isoform X2, with protein MSVLFDEIRSTSKTAAKVLFDAGFSTDSEIQSLTRTDLNELFPGIEKLKLRRKIFEIIQKQKPIDLLLKDMNEYIPKECSHSAQMNDEVLATHLQILKDISTQVKNVQTSLDAHISLLENLNKNLSDLKANRGTGTSATSVPIEAHCSQNSGYQQQGKRSWFPFSTLSYSVTPQKKGTVTYKMLVTGVTFNAHLQLLEKVKAMSHDCDLVRVNREDSPSNQNYLIIIVFCPIISRVGTDVQAAMHDVEGDKPIILVLMHHIPVARNTSTMKTWGDGYNVVLQIDVFFHETANGLLDCQQNNNAATGIKNKLLEYKIMTS; from the exons atgtctgttttatttgacGAAATAAGATCCACCAGCAAGACTGCAGCCAAAGTACTGTTCG ATGCAGGTTTCAGCACTGACTCTGAGATCCAGTCACTGACTCGCACAGACCTAAATGAGTTGTTTCCTGGAATCGAGAAACTTAAACTTAGAAGAAAAATCtttgaaataatacaaaagCAG aAGCCGATTGATTTGCTTCTTAAAGACATGAATGAGTACATCCCAAAAGAATGTTCACATT CTGCTCAAATGAATGATGAGGTCTTGGCTACACACCTCCAAATCCTGAAGGACATCAGCACCCAAGTGAAAAATGTTCAGACCTCCCTTGATGCTCATATTAGTCTGCTGGAGAATCTCAACAAAAATTTGTCAGATCTCAAGGCCAACAGAG GTACAGGTACCTCAGCCACCTCTGTTCCAATAGAAGCCCACTGCAGTCAGAATAGTGGTTATCAGCAACAAG GTAAAAGATCGTGGTTTCCTTTCTCAACCCTATCCTATAGCGtaacaccacaaaaaaaag gcacAGTTACGTACAAGATGTTGGTCACCGGTGTGACTTTTAATGCTCATCTGCAGCTTCTGGAAAAAGTAAAGGCCATGAGTCACGATTGCGACTTAGTACGTGTTAATCGTGAAGACAGCCCGAGCAATCAGAATTACCTCATCATCATTGTTTTCTGTCCTATTATTTCCCGTGTTGGTACAGATGTTCAAGCAGCCATGCATGATGTTgaag GTGATAAACCTATTATCCTGGTGTTGATGCACCACATACCTGTAGCCAGGAACACATCCACTATGAAAACGTGGGGTGATGGCTATAATGTTGTGCTGCAAATTGACGTTTTCTTCCATGAGACAGCCAATGGATTGCTGGACTGCCAGCAAAATAATAACGCAGCCACtgggattaaaaacaaattactggAGTATAAGATTATGACAAGTTAA
- the trdn gene encoding triadin isoform X7 codes for MKACLLVHHPLQHLVSSPMGSQTNAGKPAPSPWTNQKTFLDDVIMTFRSPMAWLLVVALIITWSAVAIVLFDLLDYKTLTGLPPPPAVTERGLKARGQESTDWLEMIWTFATSLIAPDDEEEGIHHLTDTLTSFHSEEH; via the exons ATGAAGGCCTGTCTGTTGGTCCACCATCCTCTCCAGCATCTG GTCTCTTCACCGATGGGCAGTCAGACCAATGCCGGCAAGCCGGCTCCTTCTCCTTGGACCAATCAGAAGACATTTTTGGATGATGTTATTATGACCTTCAGGTCTCCCATGGCTTGGCTACTGGTTGTGGCTCTGATCATCACCTGGTCAGCAGTAGCCATTGTTCTCTTTGATCTGCTTGACTATAAGACTCTGACAG gtctccctcctcctcctgctgtcaCTGAGAGAGGTTTGAAGGCTAGAG GTCAGGAGAGCACTGATTGGTTGGAGATGATTTGGACGTTTGCAACAAGTCTGATTGCCcctgatgatgaggaggaaggtATTCACCATCTAACTGACACCCTCACAT CTTTCCACTCTGAGGAGCACTAA
- the trdn gene encoding triadin isoform X3, whose translation MKACLLVHHPLQHLVSSPMGSQTNAGKPAPSPWTNQKTFLDDVIMTFRSPMAWLLVVALIITWSAVAIVLFDLLDYKTLTGLPPPPAVTERGLKARAGVRPIKSSLAGFTGQESTDWLEMIWTFATSLIAPDDEEEGIHHLTDTLTSFHSEEH comes from the exons ATGAAGGCCTGTCTGTTGGTCCACCATCCTCTCCAGCATCTG GTCTCTTCACCGATGGGCAGTCAGACCAATGCCGGCAAGCCGGCTCCTTCTCCTTGGACCAATCAGAAGACATTTTTGGATGATGTTATTATGACCTTCAGGTCTCCCATGGCTTGGCTACTGGTTGTGGCTCTGATCATCACCTGGTCAGCAGTAGCCATTGTTCTCTTTGATCTGCTTGACTATAAGACTCTGACAG gtctccctcctcctcctgctgtcaCTGAGAGAGGTTTGAAGGCTAGAG CTGGTGTACGTCCAATAAAATCAAGCCTTGCTGGCTTCACAGGTCAGGAGAGCACTGATTGGTTGGAGATGATTTGGACGTTTGCAACAAGTCTGATTGCCcctgatgatgaggaggaaggtATTCACCATCTAACTGACACCCTCACAT CTTTCCACTCTGAGGAGCACTAA
- the trdn gene encoding triadin isoform X4 encodes MKACLLVHHPLQHLVSSPMGSQTNAGKPAPSPWTNQKTFLDDVIMTFRSPMAWLLVVALIITWSAVAIVLFDLLDYKTLTEYTSYCDDPVCLPPGLPPPPAVTERGLKARGQESTDWLEMIWTFATSLIAPDDEEEGIHHLTDTLTSFHSEEH; translated from the exons ATGAAGGCCTGTCTGTTGGTCCACCATCCTCTCCAGCATCTG GTCTCTTCACCGATGGGCAGTCAGACCAATGCCGGCAAGCCGGCTCCTTCTCCTTGGACCAATCAGAAGACATTTTTGGATGATGTTATTATGACCTTCAGGTCTCCCATGGCTTGGCTACTGGTTGTGGCTCTGATCATCACCTGGTCAGCAGTAGCCATTGTTCTCTTTGATCTGCTTGACTATAAGACTCTGACAG AGTACACATCATACTGTGACGACCCCGTGTGTTTACCTCCTg gtctccctcctcctcctgctgtcaCTGAGAGAGGTTTGAAGGCTAGAG GTCAGGAGAGCACTGATTGGTTGGAGATGATTTGGACGTTTGCAACAAGTCTGATTGCCcctgatgatgaggaggaaggtATTCACCATCTAACTGACACCCTCACAT CTTTCCACTCTGAGGAGCACTAA
- the trdn gene encoding triadin isoform X5, which translates to MGSQTNAGKPAPSPWTNQKTFLDDVIMTFRSPMAWLLVVALIITWSAVAIVLFDLLDYKTLTEYTSYCDDPVCLPPGLPPPPAVTERGLKARAGVRPIKSSLAGFTGQESTDWLEMIWTFATSLIAPDDEEEGIHHLTDTLTSFHSEEH; encoded by the exons ATGGGCAGTCAGACCAATGCCGGCAAGCCGGCTCCTTCTCCTTGGACCAATCAGAAGACATTTTTGGATGATGTTATTATGACCTTCAGGTCTCCCATGGCTTGGCTACTGGTTGTGGCTCTGATCATCACCTGGTCAGCAGTAGCCATTGTTCTCTTTGATCTGCTTGACTATAAGACTCTGACAG AGTACACATCATACTGTGACGACCCCGTGTGTTTACCTCCTg gtctccctcctcctcctgctgtcaCTGAGAGAGGTTTGAAGGCTAGAG CTGGTGTACGTCCAATAAAATCAAGCCTTGCTGGCTTCACAGGTCAGGAGAGCACTGATTGGTTGGAGATGATTTGGACGTTTGCAACAAGTCTGATTGCCcctgatgatgaggaggaaggtATTCACCATCTAACTGACACCCTCACAT CTTTCCACTCTGAGGAGCACTAA
- the trdn gene encoding triadin isoform X6, with protein MKACLLVHHPLQHLVSSPMGSQTNAGKPAPSPWTNQKTFLDDVIMTFRSPMAWLLVVALIITWSAVAIVLFDLLDYKTLTEYTSYCDDPVCLPPGLPPPPAVTERGLKARGQESTDWLEMIWTFATSLIAPDDEEEAFHSEEH; from the exons ATGAAGGCCTGTCTGTTGGTCCACCATCCTCTCCAGCATCTG GTCTCTTCACCGATGGGCAGTCAGACCAATGCCGGCAAGCCGGCTCCTTCTCCTTGGACCAATCAGAAGACATTTTTGGATGATGTTATTATGACCTTCAGGTCTCCCATGGCTTGGCTACTGGTTGTGGCTCTGATCATCACCTGGTCAGCAGTAGCCATTGTTCTCTTTGATCTGCTTGACTATAAGACTCTGACAG AGTACACATCATACTGTGACGACCCCGTGTGTTTACCTCCTg gtctccctcctcctcctgctgtcaCTGAGAGAGGTTTGAAGGCTAGAG GTCAGGAGAGCACTGATTGGTTGGAGATGATTTGGACGTTTGCAACAAGTCTGATTGCCcctgatgatgaggaggaag CTTTCCACTCTGAGGAGCACTAA
- the trdn gene encoding triadin isoform X2: MKACLLVHHPLQHLVSSPMGSQTNAGKPAPSPWTNQKTFLDDVIMTFRSPMAWLLVVALIITWSAVAIVLFDLLDYKTLTEYTSYCDDPVCLPPGLPPPPAVTERGLKARAGVRPIKSSLAGFTGQESTDWLEMIWTFATSLIAPDDEEEAFHSEEH, from the exons ATGAAGGCCTGTCTGTTGGTCCACCATCCTCTCCAGCATCTG GTCTCTTCACCGATGGGCAGTCAGACCAATGCCGGCAAGCCGGCTCCTTCTCCTTGGACCAATCAGAAGACATTTTTGGATGATGTTATTATGACCTTCAGGTCTCCCATGGCTTGGCTACTGGTTGTGGCTCTGATCATCACCTGGTCAGCAGTAGCCATTGTTCTCTTTGATCTGCTTGACTATAAGACTCTGACAG AGTACACATCATACTGTGACGACCCCGTGTGTTTACCTCCTg gtctccctcctcctcctgctgtcaCTGAGAGAGGTTTGAAGGCTAGAG CTGGTGTACGTCCAATAAAATCAAGCCTTGCTGGCTTCACAGGTCAGGAGAGCACTGATTGGTTGGAGATGATTTGGACGTTTGCAACAAGTCTGATTGCCcctgatgatgaggaggaag CTTTCCACTCTGAGGAGCACTAA
- the LOC137102960 gene encoding uncharacterized protein isoform X1 has product MSVLFDEIRSTSKTAAKVLFDAGFSTDSEIQSLTRTDLNELFPGIEKLKLRRKIFEIIQKQKPIDLLLKDMNEYIPKECSHSAQMNDEVLATHLQILKDISTQVKNVQTSLDAHISLLENLNKNLSDLKANRGSLSGTGTSATSVPIEAHCSQNSGYQQQGKRSWFPFSTLSYSVTPQKKGTVTYKMLVTGVTFNAHLQLLEKVKAMSHDCDLVRVNREDSPSNQNYLIIIVFCPIISRVGTDVQAAMHDVEGDKPIILVLMHHIPVARNTSTMKTWGDGYNVVLQIDVFFHETANGLLDCQQNNNAATGIKNKLLEYKIMTS; this is encoded by the exons atgtctgttttatttgacGAAATAAGATCCACCAGCAAGACTGCAGCCAAAGTACTGTTCG ATGCAGGTTTCAGCACTGACTCTGAGATCCAGTCACTGACTCGCACAGACCTAAATGAGTTGTTTCCTGGAATCGAGAAACTTAAACTTAGAAGAAAAATCtttgaaataatacaaaagCAG aAGCCGATTGATTTGCTTCTTAAAGACATGAATGAGTACATCCCAAAAGAATGTTCACATT CTGCTCAAATGAATGATGAGGTCTTGGCTACACACCTCCAAATCCTGAAGGACATCAGCACCCAAGTGAAAAATGTTCAGACCTCCCTTGATGCTCATATTAGTCTGCTGGAGAATCTCAACAAAAATTTGTCAGATCTCAAGGCCAACAGAG GTTCTTTGTCAGGTACAGGTACCTCAGCCACCTCTGTTCCAATAGAAGCCCACTGCAGTCAGAATAGTGGTTATCAGCAACAAG GTAAAAGATCGTGGTTTCCTTTCTCAACCCTATCCTATAGCGtaacaccacaaaaaaaag gcacAGTTACGTACAAGATGTTGGTCACCGGTGTGACTTTTAATGCTCATCTGCAGCTTCTGGAAAAAGTAAAGGCCATGAGTCACGATTGCGACTTAGTACGTGTTAATCGTGAAGACAGCCCGAGCAATCAGAATTACCTCATCATCATTGTTTTCTGTCCTATTATTTCCCGTGTTGGTACAGATGTTCAAGCAGCCATGCATGATGTTgaag GTGATAAACCTATTATCCTGGTGTTGATGCACCACATACCTGTAGCCAGGAACACATCCACTATGAAAACGTGGGGTGATGGCTATAATGTTGTGCTGCAAATTGACGTTTTCTTCCATGAGACAGCCAATGGATTGCTGGACTGCCAGCAAAATAATAACGCAGCCACtgggattaaaaacaaattactggAGTATAAGATTATGACAAGTTAA